From Actinosynnema mirum DSM 43827, a single genomic window includes:
- a CDS encoding DUF4406 domain-containing protein — MSGTAIVAAMQAYSSIGLREAVYVACPISSGRREFDLMLSLGRFDRAALRAELPVRWRGEVLEPNRADAGGAAARARARHPRSAVVNPAAFDIAGLDQPGYDVLCERIIRDHVTRIVLADGWQYSRGARVEAVLAFGLGLPVEDAVGRPMDHDRVASACAEAETALLGSGVPGHAVPGLLPAFALAAAPAPAAPVG; from the coding sequence ATGAGCGGGACGGCCATCGTCGCGGCGATGCAGGCGTATTCTTCGATCGGTTTGCGGGAGGCGGTGTACGTCGCCTGCCCGATCAGCTCGGGACGGCGCGAGTTCGACCTCATGCTCAGCCTGGGCAGGTTCGACCGCGCGGCGCTGCGCGCGGAGCTGCCCGTCCGCTGGCGCGGCGAGGTCCTCGAACCCAACCGCGCGGACGCCGGGGGCGCGGCGGCGCGCGCCCGCGCCCGACACCCGCGCAGCGCGGTCGTCAACCCGGCCGCGTTCGACATAGCCGGGCTCGACCAACCCGGCTACGACGTGCTGTGCGAGCGCATCATCCGGGACCACGTGACGCGGATCGTGCTCGCCGACGGCTGGCAGTACAGCAGGGGGGCGCGCGTGGAGGCCGTGCTCGCATTCGGCCTCGGCCTGCCGGTCGAGGACGCGGTGGGCCGCCCGATGGACCACGACCGGGTGGCGTCCGCGTGCGCCGAGGCGGAGACCGCGCTGCTCGGCTCCGGGGTTCCCGGCCACGCCGTGCCGGGGCTGCTGCCCGCGTTCGCGCTCGCCGCGGCCCCCGCTCCCGCCGCTCCGGTCGGCTGA
- a CDS encoding TetR/AcrR family transcriptional regulator gives MTRRGSYAKGLAKREEILTTALELVARNGYRRTTVRELANAVGLSQAGLMHHFGSKEELFTEILRRRDEADRAEFLGDPETTDLPDAYVRLVRHNAGVPGLVRLYNRVSAEAVEPEHPSHEYFGERYRALRADTAEAIRRLQAEGRMPAAADPDKLAVLVTALLDGLQTAWLYDGGTDMAEHVAHFWELVRGE, from the coding sequence GGCGCTCGAACTGGTCGCCCGCAACGGCTACCGGCGCACCACGGTGCGCGAGCTGGCCAACGCGGTGGGCCTGAGCCAGGCCGGGCTGATGCACCACTTCGGGTCCAAGGAGGAGCTGTTCACCGAGATCCTGCGGCGGCGCGACGAGGCCGACCGGGCGGAGTTCCTCGGCGACCCGGAGACCACCGACCTGCCGGACGCGTACGTGCGGCTGGTGCGGCACAACGCGGGCGTGCCGGGGTTGGTGCGGCTGTACAACCGGGTGTCGGCGGAGGCGGTGGAGCCGGAGCACCCGTCGCACGAGTACTTCGGCGAGCGCTACCGGGCGCTGCGCGCGGACACCGCCGAGGCGATCCGGCGGTTGCAGGCGGAGGGGCGGATGCCCGCGGCGGCGGACCCGGACAAGCTCGCGGTGCTGGTCACGGCGCTGCTGGACGGGTTGCAGACGGCGTGGCTGTACGACGGGGGCACGGACATGGCCGAGCACGTGGCGCACTTCTGGGAGCTGGTGCGCGGGGAGTGA
- a CDS encoding GNAT family N-acetyltransferase — MLVHPLTPADHDLLDAAVRLFRATEVADHTPFLADPASIAFVALEEGRVIGWAWGVRQRHAAGYSQVQLYELAVARTSRRRGVGRALLTAFRDLARAEGHRRMWLFTDQGNTAAKALYASEGGEPSPHDDAGYWWQL; from the coding sequence GTGCTCGTCCACCCGCTGACCCCCGCCGACCACGACCTGCTCGACGCCGCCGTGCGCCTCTTCCGCGCCACCGAGGTCGCCGACCACACCCCGTTCCTGGCCGACCCTGCCTCGATCGCGTTCGTCGCGCTGGAGGAGGGCCGGGTCATCGGCTGGGCCTGGGGCGTCAGGCAGCGGCACGCGGCGGGCTACTCGCAGGTCCAGCTCTACGAGCTCGCCGTCGCGCGGACCAGCAGGCGACGCGGGGTGGGGCGGGCCCTGCTCACCGCGTTCCGCGACCTCGCGCGCGCCGAGGGCCACCGCCGCATGTGGCTGTTCACCGACCAGGGCAACACCGCCGCCAAGGCCCTGTACGCCTCCGAGGGCGGTGAGCCCTCCCCGCACGACGACGCGGGCTACTGGTGGCAGCTCTGA
- a CDS encoding AAA family ATPase, whose amino-acid sequence MDGDIAAGSSAGLASGQAVHRTLAVVDVEAYSDQRRTNPDRLVVRAAVYAALASAFTAAGVPWDSCDHEDRGDGALVFVPGDVPKGLLVERLPHLLADLLREHNRTHPEGQRVRLRMAVHAGEVYLDGHGVVGHAVNHVCRLVDSPAAKRELTGHAGALVLVASAWFFDEVVRHSRFAEAGAYRRTRVVDKETDSDAWVLRVGEPIAGGAVPADAFSAAPPLVEVPRQEPRGEAPVRRSGDAALWRASDDSARALGKRRTAFPLDLSIAELHRRGLYVPSSFTGPDLAGPSEVPAVAAEVLAGCSVLLLGEPGSGKSVTAYALLRELRRVAPAIAVRVSGLREAVDGTSPEWTAALRAAVEGGARPVLVVDGLDEAVGDEGGGAGLAGLLREAGALFTLVVTCRHREFEDVVAPAMDGDVFDSIRAVGGWALDGQFAEFTRVLAAAGVLDSPGDLVELVRASPDLTRMAARPLYARMITYLGVERLRGVANVSALYAECVDRLAQRSDRALVVAGCRDGASVDVWVDAAWALFSGRALQEDRFDFTAISLAVARERAGGCGCAERCGSRDHPAGRADEGAQRCVARALSHLCDRVRASGRVWGSFIHYSFYEYLVSRAYQRGLVGGDGAALAECLRLDPTPEIRHFLVDELRATGAPGLEGALERAYRTARERDGAAVARVTGNLVAYLLSRVAPGGVGALWRLLDGEDDVFLQQALLWGLCHRGDGRALAEFVGRGRSSPRWRAWNRGYLMYYYGDGDRTLEPPHVDSDRARGWSRTRERSIALVRGAGYRDRISAERRYLDLYSFYDFALWRGERLAPDDAEAVRDAWRALRDDPRVDAGLLRELDGMRGAVGG is encoded by the coding sequence ATGGACGGGGACATCGCCGCAGGCAGCAGCGCCGGTCTCGCCTCGGGGCAGGCCGTGCACCGGACTCTCGCGGTGGTCGACGTCGAGGCTTACAGCGACCAGCGCAGGACCAATCCGGACCGCTTGGTCGTGCGCGCCGCGGTGTACGCGGCGCTGGCTTCGGCGTTCACCGCGGCGGGTGTTCCGTGGGATTCCTGCGACCACGAGGACCGGGGTGACGGGGCCCTGGTGTTCGTCCCCGGCGACGTGCCGAAGGGCCTGCTCGTGGAACGGCTGCCGCACCTGCTCGCGGACCTGCTGCGGGAGCACAACCGGACGCACCCCGAGGGGCAGCGGGTGCGGCTGCGGATGGCGGTGCACGCGGGCGAGGTGTACCTGGACGGGCACGGCGTGGTCGGGCACGCGGTCAACCACGTGTGCAGGCTGGTCGACTCCCCCGCCGCCAAGCGGGAGCTGACCGGGCACGCCGGGGCGCTGGTGCTGGTGGCGTCGGCGTGGTTCTTCGACGAGGTGGTGCGGCACAGCCGGTTCGCCGAGGCGGGCGCGTACCGGCGGACGCGGGTGGTGGACAAGGAGACCGACTCGGACGCGTGGGTGCTGCGGGTCGGCGAACCGATCGCCGGTGGCGCGGTTCCGGCCGACGCGTTTTCGGCCGCCCCGCCCCTGGTCGAGGTGCCGCGGCAGGAACCCAGGGGTGAGGCGCCCGTCCGGCGGTCCGGTGACGCCGCGCTGTGGCGGGCCTCCGACGACAGCGCCAGGGCGCTGGGCAAGCGCCGCACGGCGTTCCCGCTGGACCTGAGCATCGCCGAGCTGCACCGCAGGGGCCTGTACGTGCCCTCCTCCTTCACCGGGCCCGACCTGGCGGGCCCCAGCGAGGTCCCGGCGGTGGCCGCCGAGGTGCTCGCGGGCTGCTCGGTGCTGCTGCTGGGCGAACCGGGCAGCGGCAAGAGCGTCACCGCCTACGCGCTGCTGCGCGAGCTGCGCCGGGTGGCGCCCGCGATCGCGGTCCGGGTCTCCGGGCTGCGCGAGGCGGTCGACGGCACGAGTCCGGAGTGGACGGCGGCGCTGCGCGCGGCGGTCGAGGGCGGCGCGCGGCCGGTGCTGGTGGTCGACGGCCTTGACGAGGCGGTCGGCGACGAGGGCGGTGGGGCCGGGCTCGCCGGACTGCTGCGCGAGGCGGGCGCGCTGTTCACGCTCGTGGTCACGTGCAGGCACCGCGAGTTCGAGGACGTCGTGGCGCCCGCGATGGACGGCGACGTGTTCGACTCCATCCGCGCCGTGGGCGGGTGGGCGCTGGACGGGCAGTTCGCCGAGTTCACCAGGGTGCTGGCCGCCGCCGGGGTGCTGGACTCGCCCGGCGACCTGGTGGAGCTGGTGCGCGCCTCGCCGGACCTGACCAGGATGGCGGCCCGGCCGCTGTACGCGCGGATGATCACCTACCTGGGCGTGGAGCGGTTGCGCGGCGTGGCGAACGTGTCGGCGCTGTACGCGGAGTGCGTCGACCGGCTGGCGCAGCGCAGCGACCGGGCGCTCGTGGTCGCGGGGTGCCGGGACGGGGCCTCGGTGGACGTGTGGGTCGACGCGGCGTGGGCGCTGTTCTCCGGGCGGGCGCTGCAGGAGGACCGGTTCGACTTCACCGCGATCAGCCTGGCCGTGGCCCGCGAGCGCGCGGGCGGGTGCGGGTGCGCGGAGCGGTGCGGGAGCCGGGACCACCCCGCCGGGCGCGCGGACGAGGGCGCCCAGCGGTGCGTGGCGCGGGCGCTGAGCCACCTGTGCGACCGGGTGCGCGCGTCCGGCCGGGTGTGGGGCAGCTTCATCCACTACTCGTTCTACGAGTACCTGGTGAGCCGCGCCTACCAGCGCGGCCTGGTCGGCGGGGACGGCGCGGCGCTGGCCGAGTGCCTGCGGCTGGACCCGACCCCGGAGATCCGGCACTTCCTGGTGGACGAGCTGCGGGCGACGGGCGCGCCCGGCCTGGAGGGGGCGCTGGAGCGGGCGTACCGGACGGCCCGCGAGCGGGACGGCGCGGCGGTGGCGCGGGTGACCGGGAACCTGGTGGCCTACCTGCTCTCCCGCGTCGCGCCGGGCGGCGTGGGCGCGCTGTGGCGGCTGCTCGACGGGGAGGACGACGTGTTCCTCCAGCAGGCGCTGCTGTGGGGGCTGTGCCACCGGGGCGACGGCCGGGCGCTGGCGGAGTTCGTGGGGCGCGGGCGGTCGTCGCCCCGGTGGCGGGCCTGGAACCGGGGTTACCTCATGTACTACTACGGCGACGGGGACCGGACCCTGGAGCCGCCGCACGTGGACTCGGACCGCGCGCGCGGCTGGTCGCGGACCCGCGAGCGGTCGATCGCGCTGGTGCGCGGCGCGGGCTACCGGGACCGGATCAGCGCGGAGCGGCGCTACCTGGACCTGTACTCGTTCTACGACTTCGCCCTGTGGCGCGGGGAGCGGCTGGCGCCCGACGACGCCGAGGCGGTGCGCGACGCGTGGCGCGCGCTGCGGGACGACCCCCGTGTCGACGCCGGGCTGCTGCGGGAGCTGGACGGGATGCGCGGCGCCGTCGGGGGGTGA